Proteins encoded in a region of the Polyodon spathula isolate WHYD16114869_AA chromosome 9, ASM1765450v1, whole genome shotgun sequence genome:
- the LOC121321259 gene encoding olfactory receptor 6N2-like — translation MPRARHSLRLARQQIHLPGCFDDSPSTTTTPHPTLREAHKSQHISSNTGVLSTQHCMLLPAASPEDLSERYVQEAMQKNNSSYTTTFTLSRLNDSSTNKYIYFFFTLLGYLFVICVNVTLIVIIALEKTLHEPMYFFLCNLSVNALYGTSGFFPKLLFDFLSDTNVISYSGCLLQMFVIYSFSTCELTNLTVMAYDRYVAICRPLEYHAIMTPLTTGKLILFAWTFPFCCLCVSILLTTRLPLCGSHIEKLYCDNWSIMKLSCVKTTANIVYGYVLIGTFFAHFLFILFSYMKILRTCHTSSIQRSKCMQTCLPHLLTVINYFIALIFDYMYSSYGSSDMPQVLHNLLSVEFLIVPPIFNPVIYGLNLQTIRNKVTRMCSRNKVIQT, via the exons ATGCCTAGGGCCCGACACAGCCTGAGGCTGGCCAGGCAG CAAATACATCTCCCGGGATGTTTTGATGACAGTCCATctaccaccaccaccccccaccccaccttaAGGGAAGCACATAAATCTCAGCACATTTCCTCAAACACAGGAGTCCTGTCCACACAGCACTGCATGCTTCTACCAGCAGCTTCTCCTGAGGATCTCTCTGAGAG gtATGTTCAAGAAGCTATGCAGAAAAATAACTCATCCTACACAACCACTTTTACTCTTTCTCGATTAAATGACTCaagcacaaataaatatatatattttttttttactctcctaGGTTATCTCTTTGTCATTTGTGTTAATGTAACTCTAATTGTAATAATAGCTCTTGAAAAGACACTTCATGAGCCCATGTATTTCTTCCTCTGTAATCTCAGCGTTAATGCACTGTATGGGACCAGTGGATTCTTTCCTAAATTACTGTTTGATTTTCTGTCTGATACGAATGTCATCTCATATTCTGGGTGCCTGCTTCAAATGTTTGTCATCTACAGTTTTTCTACATGTGAATTAACAAATTTAACAGTGATGGCATATGATAGATATGTGGCAATATGCAGACCCCTGGAGTACCATGCTATCATGACTCCTTTAACAACTGGTAAATTAATACTGTTTGCTTGGACCTTTCCATTTTGTTGTTTATGTGTTAGTATTCTATTGACTACCAGGTTGCCCTTGTGTGGCTCCCACATTGAAAAACTATATTGTGATAACTGGTCAATTATGAAATTATCTTGTGTAAAGACTACTGCTAACATTGTATATGGATATGTTCTAATAGGTACATTCTTTGcacatttcctttttattttattttcctacaTGAAAATACTAAGAACGTGCCACACATCTAGTATACAAAGGAGTAAATGTATGCAGACATGTTTGCCACATTTGTTGACGGTGATCAACTACTTCATTGCTTTGATTTTTGATTACATGTACAGTAGCTACGGTTCAAGTGATATGCCACAGGTTTTACACAATCTCCTGTCAGTAGAATTTCTAATCGTCCCCCCTATTTTCAATCCTGTCATTTATGGTTTAAACCTTCAAACGATCCGGAACAAAGTTACAAgaatgtgcagcagaaacaaagtaatacaaactTAA